A single genomic interval of Ramlibacter pinisoli harbors:
- the hisG gene encoding ATP phosphoribosyltransferase has protein sequence MITLALSKGRIFDETLPLLREAGIEVSEDPEKSRKLILATNDPGVRVVLVRATDVPTYVQYGGADLGVTGLDTLIEHGNQGLYQPLDLQIAKCRVSVAVRADFDYANAVRQGSRLRVATKYVGIAREFFAAKGVHVDLIKLYGSMELAPLTGLADAIVDLVSTGNTLKANHLVEVERIMDISSRLVVNQAALKLKQAPMRRLIDAFARAVPAA, from the coding sequence ATGATCACGCTGGCCCTGTCCAAGGGCCGCATCTTCGACGAGACGCTGCCGCTGCTGCGCGAAGCGGGCATCGAGGTGTCCGAGGACCCGGAGAAATCGCGCAAGCTGATCCTGGCCACCAACGATCCCGGCGTGCGCGTGGTGCTGGTGCGCGCCACCGACGTGCCCACCTACGTGCAGTACGGCGGTGCCGACCTGGGCGTCACCGGCCTGGACACCCTGATCGAGCACGGCAACCAGGGCCTGTACCAGCCGCTGGACCTGCAGATCGCCAAGTGCCGCGTCAGCGTCGCCGTGCGGGCCGACTTCGACTATGCCAATGCGGTGCGCCAGGGTTCGCGCCTGCGGGTCGCCACCAAGTACGTGGGCATCGCGCGCGAGTTCTTCGCCGCCAAGGGCGTGCACGTCGACCTGATCAAGCTGTACGGCAGCATGGAGCTGGCGCCGCTCACCGGCCTGGCCGACGCCATCGTCGACCTCGTCTCCACCGGCAACACGCTCAAGGCCAACCACCTGGTGGAGGTCGAGCGCATCATGGACATCAGCTCACGCCTGGTCGTCAACCAGGCTGCGCTCAAGTTGAAGCAGGCGCCGATGCGCCGCCTGATCGACGCCTTCGCGCGGGCCGTGCCCGCCGCCTGA
- the murA gene encoding UDP-N-acetylglucosamine 1-carboxyvinyltransferase has product MDKLLIRGGRQLHGEVRISGAKNAALPELCAALLTDEPVTLENVPRLQDVATMLKLVRNMGVVAERGHDGSVRLDAGKLSSPEAPYELVKTMRASVLALGPLLARFGEATVSLPGGCAIGSRPVDQHIKGLQQMGAEIVVEHGYIIAKLPKGRDRLRGASITTDMVTVTGTENLLMAATLADGETVLENAAQEPEITDLAEMLVRMGARIEGQGSSRIRVQGVARLHGCTHRVVADRIEAGTFLCAVAAAGGDVVLRHARPDHLEVVLEKLRQAGASVTAVDDGIRIHSAGRLKAQSFRTTEYPGFPTDMQAQFMALNAIAEGHSQVTETIFENRFMHVNELVRLGAKIQVDGKLAVVEGVEALSGAAVMATDLRASASLVIAGLVAAGETVVDRIYHLDRGYDQMETKLRGIGAEIERIGA; this is encoded by the coding sequence ATGGACAAGCTACTGATTCGCGGGGGCCGCCAGCTCCACGGCGAGGTTCGCATTTCGGGCGCCAAGAACGCGGCGCTGCCCGAGCTGTGCGCCGCCCTGCTGACCGACGAGCCGGTGACGCTGGAGAACGTTCCGCGCCTGCAGGACGTCGCCACCATGCTCAAGCTGGTGCGCAACATGGGCGTGGTGGCCGAACGGGGCCACGATGGGAGCGTCCGGCTCGACGCCGGCAAGCTCAGTTCGCCCGAAGCCCCTTACGAGCTGGTGAAGACCATGCGCGCCTCGGTGCTGGCGCTGGGGCCCCTGCTGGCCCGCTTCGGCGAAGCCACCGTGTCGCTGCCCGGGGGCTGCGCCATCGGCTCGCGCCCGGTCGACCAGCACATCAAGGGCCTGCAGCAGATGGGCGCCGAAATCGTGGTGGAGCATGGCTACATCATCGCCAAGCTGCCCAAGGGGCGCGATCGGCTGCGCGGCGCCAGCATCACCACCGACATGGTGACGGTGACCGGTACCGAGAACCTGCTGATGGCGGCGACGCTGGCAGACGGCGAGACCGTGTTGGAGAACGCCGCCCAGGAGCCGGAGATCACCGACCTGGCCGAGATGCTGGTGCGCATGGGCGCCCGCATCGAGGGCCAGGGCAGCAGCCGCATCCGCGTCCAGGGTGTGGCACGGCTGCATGGCTGCACGCACCGGGTGGTGGCCGACCGCATCGAGGCCGGCACCTTTCTGTGTGCGGTGGCCGCGGCCGGCGGTGACGTGGTGCTGCGGCACGCGCGCCCCGACCACCTGGAAGTGGTCCTGGAGAAGCTGCGCCAGGCCGGCGCCAGCGTGACCGCCGTCGATGACGGCATCCGCATCCACTCGGCCGGGCGCCTGAAGGCGCAGAGCTTCCGCACCACCGAATACCCGGGCTTTCCCACCGACATGCAGGCCCAGTTCATGGCCCTGAACGCCATCGCCGAGGGCCACTCGCAGGTCACCGAGACCATCTTCGAGAACCGCTTCATGCACGTCAACGAACTGGTGCGCCTGGGCGCGAAGATCCAGGTTGACGGCAAGCTGGCGGTGGTCGAGGGCGTCGAGGCGCTGTCCGGCGCGGCCGTGATGGCCACCGACCTGCGCGCCTCGGCCAGCCTGGTCATCGCCGGCCTGGTGGCTGCGGGCGAGACGGTGGTCGACCGCATCTACCACCTGGACCGGGGCTACGACCAGATGGAAACCAAGCTGCGTGGCATCGGCGCCGAGATCGAGAGAATCGGGGCATGA
- a CDS encoding BolA family protein, giving the protein MTAEELRSIIAAGLACDHLVVEGDGRHWSAVIVSPEFEGRRSIQRHQRVYATLGARMQTDEVHALSMKTFTPAEWAAQHHQS; this is encoded by the coding sequence ATGACTGCCGAGGAACTGCGCTCCATCATCGCCGCCGGCCTGGCCTGTGACCATCTCGTGGTCGAGGGCGACGGCCGCCACTGGTCGGCCGTCATCGTCTCGCCCGAGTTCGAGGGCAGGCGGTCGATCCAGCGCCACCAGCGGGTCTACGCCACCCTGGGTGCGAGAATGCAGACCGACGAGGTGCATGCCTTGTCGATGAAGACGTTCACGCCGGCCGAGTGGGCCGCGCAACACCACCAATCCTGA